In Candidatus Nanosynbacter lyticus, one genomic interval encodes:
- a CDS encoding helix-hairpin-helix domain-containing protein: MNQVLQAKLKTLPRTPGVYFHKSASGEIIYVGKAAVLKNRVRQYFQDSRGRDNKTMALVAEIADTDWIETESEVDALFLESEMVKRYMPRYNVLLRDDKSQMYVRIDMKSEWPTVSFTRNPADDGAEYIGPFYNGFALKKALRYLRRVFPYLTRQRRPGQSKLDEDLGLSPRLSDGTELYKANLRKLISYIKGNRKAIAAELERDMKTAAGLHDFERAADLRNKLRAMQELQRRVCFGDKEFLDISKDQALADLAKLLGLKDIPVRIEGYDISHMSGQQVVASMVVFTNGVSDRAEYRKFKVSEKNDDTGNIYQTIFRRLSERHLKSWGRPDLLLIDGGKGQLAAAIRARDERGVAVPIISIAKREEELLVHKTGSQIDTAFIEQIRSQLRTDIMVHEDGDVYVVNLHPDQRNAGSHSKNLRASMESTRHERPTAAENTLAATDIVKLFQRIRDESHRFAVSYHTALKRQQQTKNQLEEIPGIGPKTRAKLLKKFGSIKKIFEASDEDLEVEIGRQKTQLIKQASENININRQ; encoded by the coding sequence GTGAACCAAGTGTTGCAAGCCAAACTCAAAACTCTACCGCGCACTCCTGGCGTTTATTTTCATAAGTCAGCCAGCGGTGAGATTATTTATGTGGGCAAGGCGGCTGTACTGAAAAACCGCGTGCGTCAGTATTTTCAGGATTCGCGCGGGCGGGACAATAAAACCATGGCGTTGGTAGCGGAAATCGCTGATACCGATTGGATTGAGACCGAGAGCGAAGTTGACGCCTTGTTTCTGGAAAGCGAGATGGTCAAGCGCTATATGCCGCGCTACAATGTGCTGCTGCGTGATGATAAATCGCAGATGTACGTGCGAATCGACATGAAAAGCGAGTGGCCGACCGTCAGTTTTACGCGTAACCCAGCTGATGATGGCGCGGAATATATTGGTCCGTTTTATAATGGCTTTGCCTTGAAAAAAGCCCTACGATATTTGCGGCGAGTATTTCCCTATTTGACCAGACAGCGGCGACCGGGGCAGTCGAAATTAGATGAAGATTTGGGCTTGAGCCCGCGGCTGAGTGATGGGACGGAGCTATACAAAGCTAATTTGCGTAAACTCATCAGCTATATCAAGGGCAATCGTAAAGCCATCGCTGCCGAGCTGGAACGCGACATGAAAACGGCGGCTGGGCTGCACGATTTTGAGCGGGCGGCCGACCTTCGCAATAAGCTACGCGCCATGCAGGAATTGCAGCGGCGGGTTTGTTTTGGCGACAAAGAGTTTTTGGATATCTCTAAGGACCAGGCGCTGGCTGATTTGGCGAAATTGTTGGGCCTAAAAGATATCCCGGTGCGCATCGAGGGCTATGATATTTCGCATATGAGTGGCCAGCAGGTTGTCGCCAGTATGGTGGTATTTACCAATGGCGTCAGCGACCGGGCGGAGTACCGCAAGTTCAAAGTCAGTGAGAAAAATGATGACACGGGCAATATCTATCAGACGATTTTTCGCCGGCTGAGCGAACGTCATCTAAAAAGCTGGGGTCGTCCCGATCTGCTGCTGATTGACGGTGGTAAAGGCCAGCTGGCGGCAGCCATCAGAGCGCGTGATGAGCGTGGCGTCGCCGTGCCGATCATCAGCATCGCCAAGCGTGAGGAAGAACTACTGGTGCATAAGACCGGTTCGCAGATTGATACGGCGTTCATTGAGCAAATACGGTCGCAGCTACGGACGGACATTATGGTTCACGAAGATGGTGACGTCTATGTGGTGAATTTACATCCAGACCAACGTAATGCTGGTTCGCATTCAAAAAACTTACGAGCTAGCATGGAGAGCACTCGGCACGAACGTCCGACGGCGGCCGAGAATACCCTTGCGGCAACTGACATCGTCAAATTATTCCAGCGCATTCGCGACGAGTCGCATCGTTTTGCCGTGAGCTATCACACCGCACTCAAACGCCAGCAGCAAACGAAAAATCAGCTGGAGGAAATTCCTGGAATCGGGCCAAAAACCCGTGCCAAATTGCTGAAAAAATTTGGTAGTATTAAGAAAATTTTTGAGGCAAGTGACGAAGACCTAGAGGTGGAAATTGGTAGGCAAAAAACGCAGCTTATAAAGCAGGCTTCAGAAAACATTAACATTAATCGACAATAA
- a CDS encoding ABC transporter ATP-binding protein encodes MKNKLNNKEILSLFWRASSPYKHRRNLTIFFAIITLAVTIFVGPLIIAQLLSIIQHNQLHDSNNLWMLIGLYGVSQLWSSVIGWRLVLYLAWTFETAMQRDLYVRCFSKLTNQTMFFHSSKFSGSLVSQTNKLSGATERFWDTIIWSILPLAISLIGSIIVLSTLLWQYALFLLILSIVFSVVVYYGSKPMARLNKKEAKASNKLSGQLADVLSNVLAVKSSGAEATEQQRFKKTVSSWRSASLDTMHGFLKVSTVYSTINMLIKIGAIIFAVYAAQHNLVSVAAVYLIITYTSSVAHELWNMNGIMRSYNRIIGDAHEMVEILQTPTTLVDRSDAKLDVTRGGIVMDNITFTHDEGQGDTLFHDFSLNIQPGEKIGLVGSSGSGKTTLTKLLLRFADIDSGEITIDSQDIAEVTQASLREQIAYVPQEPLLFHRSVRENIAYGQPDATDAEIERAAKKAGAYDFIIKLQDGFDTMVGERGVKLSGGQRQRIAIARAILKDAPILVLDEATSALDSESEALIQKSLETLMKGRTSIVIAHRLSTIAKLDRIIVLENGHIVEDGSHEQLLAKKRGVYAKLWARQSGGFIEE; translated from the coding sequence TTGAAAAATAAATTAAATAACAAAGAAATATTAAGTTTATTTTGGCGAGCATCATCACCTTATAAACACCGTCGAAACTTAACGATATTTTTTGCAATCATCACACTTGCCGTTACTATTTTTGTTGGTCCGTTGATTATTGCCCAACTATTAAGCATCATCCAACATAACCAGCTACACGATTCTAACAATTTATGGATGTTAATTGGCCTATACGGCGTCAGTCAACTGTGGTCAAGCGTCATCGGCTGGCGTTTAGTTTTATACCTGGCCTGGACATTTGAAACAGCCATGCAGCGCGATTTATACGTACGATGTTTTAGCAAATTAACTAATCAAACTATGTTTTTCCACTCCAGTAAATTCAGTGGTTCACTAGTCAGTCAAACCAACAAATTAAGCGGCGCTACCGAGCGTTTTTGGGATACCATTATTTGGTCAATTTTGCCCCTAGCGATTTCCTTAATTGGCTCAATCATCGTCCTATCTACTCTGCTCTGGCAATACGCATTATTCCTACTAATTCTCTCGATTGTCTTTAGTGTTGTCGTCTATTACGGATCTAAGCCAATGGCTAGATTGAACAAGAAGGAGGCTAAAGCTAGCAATAAATTAAGCGGGCAATTGGCGGATGTGCTTTCAAATGTTTTGGCCGTAAAGTCATCTGGTGCTGAAGCGACAGAACAGCAGCGTTTCAAAAAAACTGTTAGCTCATGGCGCAGCGCCAGCCTTGATACAATGCATGGATTTCTAAAAGTCAGCACTGTCTACTCAACCATCAATATGTTGATTAAAATAGGAGCAATTATCTTTGCGGTATATGCCGCTCAGCATAACCTAGTTTCAGTAGCCGCAGTCTACCTTATCATCACTTATACCAGTAGTGTCGCCCACGAACTATGGAACATGAACGGCATTATGCGTAGCTATAACCGTATCATTGGCGACGCCCACGAAATGGTAGAAATTCTTCAAACACCAACAACACTGGTTGACCGAAGTGACGCGAAACTTGACGTTACGCGCGGTGGTATCGTAATGGACAATATCACTTTTACGCACGACGAGGGTCAAGGTGATACACTATTTCATGATTTCTCGCTCAATATTCAGCCGGGTGAAAAAATTGGCCTAGTTGGATCAAGTGGCTCCGGCAAGACTACCCTGACTAAATTACTATTACGATTTGCCGATATTGACTCGGGCGAGATTACCATCGACTCGCAAGATATTGCCGAGGTTACCCAAGCAAGCCTGCGCGAACAAATCGCCTACGTGCCGCAAGAGCCACTACTATTTCACCGTTCGGTACGTGAGAATATCGCCTATGGTCAGCCTGACGCGACTGATGCTGAAATTGAACGTGCCGCCAAAAAAGCTGGCGCCTATGATTTTATTATCAAGCTGCAAGATGGTTTCGATACAATGGTTGGTGAGCGCGGCGTGAAACTGTCAGGTGGTCAGAGGCAACGTATCGCCATTGCCAGGGCGATTTTGAAAGATGCGCCAATCCTGGTTCTTGATGAAGCGACCTCAGCATTAGACTCAGAATCAGAAGCACTAATCCAAAAGTCGCTGGAAACTCTAATGAAGGGCCGAACTTCAATTGTCATCGCACACCGCTTATCAACCATCGCCAAGCTGGATCGTATAATTGTCTTAGAAAACGGGCACATCGTTGAAGACGGTTCACACGAGCAGCTGCTTGCCAAAAAACGTGGCGTTTATGCAAAACTGTGGGCACGGCAGTCCGGCGGATTCATTGAAGAGTAG
- the htpX gene encoding zinc metalloprotease HtpX produces the protein MYNAVSQNKRNTVLIMAVFVAIIGIIGVFIGIVADSYSLSLIIFICAILYAWLQYFIAGKLAMAMTGAQEIEKNDAPELWRVVENLAITSGMPMPKVYIIDDPAPNAFATGRDPKHAIVGATTGLLEIMDKRELEAVMAHEMSHVRNYDIRVSMIAFGLVSAIGLFADLALRMMFYSDDRDREVSPIVYALGLVVVILAPILATITQLAVSRQREYLADASGVLLTRDTEGLASALEKLRQFGRPMQKQSSSTANLFMNNPLKPGFFSKLFSTHPPLEDRITRLRNNATKM, from the coding sequence ATGTATAACGCAGTTTCTCAAAATAAACGCAACACTGTATTGATTATGGCAGTTTTCGTGGCAATTATTGGCATTATTGGGGTATTTATCGGCATAGTGGCCGATAGCTATTCTCTGTCGCTTATAATTTTTATATGTGCGATTCTGTACGCTTGGCTACAATATTTTATCGCTGGCAAGTTGGCTATGGCAATGACGGGCGCGCAGGAGATTGAGAAAAATGATGCGCCTGAACTATGGCGAGTGGTGGAAAATTTGGCAATTACTTCTGGTATGCCGATGCCAAAAGTATATATTATTGACGATCCAGCACCAAACGCCTTTGCAACAGGTCGTGATCCAAAACATGCAATTGTTGGTGCGACTACTGGATTGTTGGAGATTATGGATAAGCGCGAACTGGAGGCGGTGATGGCGCACGAGATGAGTCATGTGCGTAATTACGATATTCGTGTCAGTATGATTGCTTTTGGTCTGGTGAGCGCAATTGGTTTGTTCGCAGATTTGGCATTAAGGATGATGTTTTATAGCGATGATAGAGACAGAGAGGTTAGTCCAATAGTTTACGCTCTTGGACTAGTAGTAGTTATCCTGGCTCCAATTTTGGCGACGATTACGCAATTAGCAGTTAGCCGGCAGAGAGAATACTTGGCTGACGCTTCTGGTGTATTGTTGACGCGCGATACTGAGGGTTTGGCAAGTGCTCTGGAGAAATTACGTCAATTTGGCCGTCCAATGCAAAAACAGAGTTCTTCAACCGCCAACTTATTTATGAATAACCCTCTTAAACCTGGCTTTTTCTCGAAATTATTTAGCACCCACCCACCACTAGAAGATCGAATTACTAGATTGAGAAATAATGCAACAAAGATGTAA
- a CDS encoding LemA family protein, with product MSVLAIVLIVIAALLGVIIMFVIGSYNGLVTLRNRVEEAWSDITVQLKRRTDLIPNLVNSVKGYATHEKEVFEKVTEARSAIMNAQGAADTAKAENMMEGVLKSLFAVAEAYPELKANQNFLQLQQELVDTEDKIQAARRFYNGGVRDLNTKIQTFPANIVAGMFGFQAKEFFDVEDRASVENPVEVKF from the coding sequence ATGAGTGTATTAGCAATTGTGCTTATAGTTATTGCGGCTTTATTGGGTGTGATAATTATGTTCGTTATCGGTTCATATAATGGTCTGGTAACGCTGCGTAATCGTGTTGAAGAAGCGTGGAGTGATATCACTGTACAGCTGAAACGCCGAACTGACTTAATTCCAAATTTAGTCAATTCCGTCAAGGGTTATGCTACACATGAAAAAGAGGTATTTGAAAAAGTAACGGAAGCTCGTTCAGCAATAATGAATGCTCAAGGCGCGGCAGACACCGCTAAGGCTGAGAACATGATGGAAGGCGTTTTGAAGAGCTTGTTTGCAGTTGCTGAGGCTTATCCTGAGCTGAAAGCTAATCAAAACTTCTTGCAATTGCAACAGGAACTGGTTGACACTGAAGATAAAATTCAAGCCGCTCGTCGATTCTATAACGGCGGAGTACGCGATTTAAACACTAAGATCCAAACCTTTCCAGCAAATATTGTTGCGGGAATGTTCGGATTCCAGGCTAAGGAATTCTTCGATGTTGAAGATCGAGCAAGTGTTGAAAACCCAGTAGAAGTAAAGTTCTAA
- a CDS encoding cupin domain-containing protein encodes MKGFNGNIEELTVQNDNFRQVLYTAKHCQLVLMSLPVGGEIGSEIHEENDQFFRFEAGQGKVLIDGNEYVVSDGSAIIVPAGAEHNVINTGEEPLKLYTIYSPAHHKDGIVRATREEAEANEEDFDGVTTE; translated from the coding sequence ATGAAGGGTTTTAATGGAAATATTGAAGAATTGACAGTGCAGAATGATAATTTTCGCCAGGTGCTGTATACGGCGAAGCATTGTCAATTGGTATTGATGAGCCTGCCAGTTGGTGGTGAAATTGGTTCAGAGATTCATGAGGAGAATGATCAATTTTTCCGATTTGAGGCAGGCCAGGGCAAGGTTTTGATTGATGGCAATGAGTATGTTGTGTCTGATGGTAGCGCTATCATCGTGCCAGCAGGTGCTGAGCATAATGTGATAAATACTGGCGAAGAGCCGCTTAAGCTCTACACGATTTATAGCCCAGCACATCACAAAGATGGCATTGTTCGGGCGACACGCGAAGAGGCGGAAGCCAACGAAGAAGATTTTGATGGCGTAACCACAGAATAA
- a CDS encoding NUDIX hydrolase → MAYKESVISKMFSVFGRAIFRGIACVMSLVFKLGPKKDRVRVIIYRDDGDILLVKSRFSRQEWALPGGGVNRNEGYEQAAAREILGEVGIKIDNLRYLGKANSHESYLAFPVRVFAACASTQDIKCNFEIIEVRWINGKNIPKEYRKLCSPRSSRLCI, encoded by the coding sequence ATGGCTTATAAAGAATCAGTCATTAGTAAGATGTTCAGTGTATTTGGGCGAGCAATTTTTCGTGGAATTGCCTGCGTAATGTCACTGGTGTTTAAGCTTGGACCGAAAAAAGATCGCGTGCGGGTGATTATTTATCGTGATGATGGCGATATTTTACTAGTAAAGAGTCGCTTTAGTCGCCAAGAATGGGCCTTGCCGGGCGGCGGCGTGAATCGTAATGAGGGTTATGAACAGGCTGCTGCGAGAGAGATCCTGGGAGAGGTTGGAATAAAAATAGATAATTTGCGATATCTCGGAAAAGCTAATTCTCATGAATCGTATCTCGCCTTTCCAGTTCGGGTGTTTGCCGCATGTGCGTCAACTCAAGATATAAAGTGTAATTTTGAGATAATTGAGGTGCGGTGGATTAATGGAAAAAATATACCCAAAGAATATCGTAAATTGTGCAGTCCTAGAAGTTCAAGATTATGCATATAA
- a CDS encoding peptide ABC transporter substrate-binding protein, whose translation MSSDKSSWNRFARLKVSRKGVNKRLRKIEKGSLRHAHKFVMSRLDRLANVRRRVSIWVALVLVMIGVSAVQWHISRNSFTTMTYASGGSYSEGVLGPLENLNPIFAKTSAEKSATKLLFSSLYRYDSTGNIKTDLADGVKVNYKETEYTVKLKKNLKWSDGYDLTINDVIFTLKLLANPEVGAEISGWRSIKFEKVSEDSVKFILPASYSPFVHALTFPIVPEHALKDVKPSNLREHDFSKAPISSGPFAFRLLQNVTSDGSKKVLYLQSNGNYYGGTAKLDRFQLYVYPTQDDIVKSLRTREITGTSELIYNDQPAEVKSMYAAESHSLNNGVYALFNNNSQFLQSKSVRQALALSVDTGKLRQSLSSSIEELSGPILNKFLGKASQPLGYDTKKAKSLLDAEGWKVVDNARQKENVKLKLNMVALKNNNYEKAAQYLAQVWRNELNIEVDVKVIDPNDASQNILQTILQPRNFDVLIYELSLGGDPDVYAYWHSSQATNNGLNFSNYNNAVADDALESGRSKLSLKQRSDRYEKFANTWKTDAPAIALYQPKFDYIHIRSVRVLDEKTEVVNPVDRYVDVQYWAAEKQSVYKTP comes from the coding sequence TTGAGTTCAGACAAATCGTCATGGAACCGATTTGCGCGCCTAAAAGTCTCTCGTAAAGGCGTCAATAAGCGTTTGCGTAAAATCGAAAAGGGTAGCTTGCGACATGCACATAAATTTGTGATGTCTCGTTTAGATCGACTTGCAAATGTGAGACGCCGTGTGTCTATTTGGGTAGCTTTGGTTCTGGTGATGATTGGCGTTAGTGCTGTGCAGTGGCACATTTCGCGCAATTCTTTTACGACTATGACATACGCTTCTGGCGGTTCGTATTCTGAGGGTGTATTAGGTCCTCTGGAAAATCTAAACCCAATTTTTGCAAAAACTAGCGCCGAAAAATCTGCCACTAAACTGCTATTTTCCAGCCTGTATAGGTATGACTCGACTGGCAATATAAAAACCGACCTGGCAGACGGAGTAAAGGTTAATTATAAGGAAACGGAATATACAGTTAAGCTAAAGAAAAATCTGAAGTGGTCAGATGGATATGACCTGACGATTAACGACGTAATTTTTACGCTAAAGCTTTTAGCTAATCCAGAAGTGGGAGCTGAGATATCCGGTTGGCGCTCAATTAAATTTGAAAAAGTCTCCGAAGACTCAGTAAAATTTATTTTGCCCGCGTCTTATTCGCCATTTGTTCATGCGTTGACATTTCCAATTGTTCCAGAGCATGCGCTAAAAGATGTTAAACCGTCGAACTTACGAGAACATGATTTTAGCAAAGCGCCAATTTCTAGCGGCCCGTTTGCGTTTAGGCTACTACAGAATGTTACGAGTGATGGCAGTAAGAAGGTCCTATATCTACAGTCTAACGGTAATTATTATGGCGGTACGGCTAAACTTGATCGCTTCCAGCTATATGTTTATCCAACTCAAGATGACATTGTTAAAAGTCTCAGGACCAGAGAGATTACGGGTACGTCAGAATTGATTTATAACGATCAGCCGGCAGAAGTTAAGTCTATGTATGCGGCAGAGTCTCACTCCTTGAATAATGGTGTTTATGCGCTATTTAACAACAATAGTCAGTTCTTGCAGTCAAAGTCCGTTCGTCAAGCCCTAGCTCTTAGTGTCGATACTGGTAAGTTGCGCCAGTCCTTGTCGTCATCAATAGAGGAGTTGTCCGGGCCGATATTAAACAAGTTTCTAGGTAAAGCCTCTCAGCCGCTGGGCTATGACACAAAAAAGGCGAAGTCCTTGCTTGATGCTGAGGGTTGGAAGGTTGTCGACAACGCTCGTCAGAAAGAAAATGTCAAATTAAAACTAAACATGGTTGCTCTAAAAAATAATAACTACGAGAAGGCCGCTCAATATTTAGCTCAAGTATGGCGTAATGAACTAAATATAGAAGTAGATGTTAAGGTGATCGATCCAAATGACGCTTCTCAGAATATCCTTCAGACAATTTTGCAACCTCGTAATTTTGATGTGCTAATTTACGAGTTGTCGCTGGGTGGTGATCCAGATGTTTACGCCTATTGGCACTCGTCTCAAGCTACAAATAACGGATTGAATTTCTCTAATTATAATAATGCCGTGGCGGATGACGCCCTAGAAAGCGGTCGTTCAAAATTGTCCCTAAAGCAGCGGTCTGATCGTTATGAAAAGTTTGCTAATACTTGGAAGACGGACGCTCCAGCGATTGCTCTGTACCAGCCAAAGTTTGACTACATTCATATTCGTTCAGTTAGGGTACTTGATGAAAAAACAGAAGTTGTTAATCCTGTTGACAGGTATGTCGATGTTCAATATTGGGCAGCAGAGAAACAGTCCGTTTACAAAACACCGTAA
- the trxA gene encoding thioredoxin, whose product MALYEITTKQEFEEKVLKNDKPVLVDFWAPWCPPCRAMAPILHQIAEETEFDVVKVDTEASQENAQLAMDYRVQGIPNMKVFVGGEIVEEMVGMKPKQTLIDALEKAAK is encoded by the coding sequence ATGGCGTTATATGAGATTACAACAAAACAAGAATTTGAAGAGAAAGTATTAAAAAACGACAAGCCAGTGCTGGTTGATTTTTGGGCGCCATGGTGTCCGCCGTGCCGAGCGATGGCGCCAATTTTACATCAAATTGCTGAAGAAACTGAGTTTGATGTCGTCAAAGTCGATACTGAAGCCAGCCAGGAAAATGCGCAGTTGGCTATGGACTATCGCGTTCAAGGTATTCCGAATATGAAGGTTTTTGTTGGCGGTGAAATTGTTGAGGAGATGGTTGGCATGAAACCGAAGCAAACGCTGATCGATGCTTTAGAAAAAGCCGCAAAGTAG
- a CDS encoding RBBP9/YdeN family alpha/beta hydrolase, which yields MKQIVIIHGGSSFNSYENYLNHLKSSQLHYERLLWSQKWRDWLAQEIVDTDVLLPDFPNKQNASYAEWKIYFEKLLPLLGDDVQLVGYSLGAMFLAKYLHESPLSSPVRRLVLVSPCYDDESVEDLGSFRVTSAAGLEKSAKEVHLFHSKDDPVVPFTELAKFQRDLPTAKLHIFEDRNHFFQPTFPELKELLEQK from the coding sequence ATGAAGCAAATTGTAATAATTCACGGCGGTTCAAGCTTTAATAGCTACGAAAATTACTTAAATCACCTAAAGTCCAGCCAACTTCACTACGAAAGACTACTTTGGTCGCAAAAATGGCGAGACTGGCTGGCGCAGGAAATCGTCGACACTGATGTTTTGTTGCCGGATTTCCCTAATAAGCAAAACGCCAGCTACGCTGAGTGGAAAATATACTTCGAAAAACTACTGCCCCTGCTTGGCGATGATGTCCAATTAGTTGGATATAGCCTGGGTGCAATGTTTTTGGCAAAATATTTACACGAATCACCGCTTAGCTCGCCAGTTCGACGATTGGTATTAGTGTCACCATGCTATGACGACGAATCAGTTGAAGATTTAGGTAGTTTTCGAGTGACAAGTGCTGCTGGTTTAGAAAAATCAGCAAAGGAAGTTCATTTATTTCACAGCAAAGATGACCCGGTCGTGCCGTTTACTGAGCTTGCCAAATTTCAGCGTGATTTGCCAACAGCTAAGTTGCATATTTTTGAAGACCGTAATCATTTCTTCCAGCCGACATTCCCTGAGCTAAAAGAATTATTAGAACAAAAATAG
- a CDS encoding Fur family transcriptional regulator, protein MTQVVRRLTKYTNDVLVILKNKHHATNSDIAQVLRDTYSDVSDTTVHRVTQRLHGDGLIGLAPPTKRGCLRYDACVDPHDHFLCDNCDNLRDIIIAEEVKKQIACEMDDCYFDGPLVIMGMCKKCQKRRK, encoded by the coding sequence ATGACGCAAGTAGTTAGGCGCTTAACAAAATACACGAACGACGTGCTGGTGATATTAAAAAATAAACATCATGCGACAAATTCGGATATTGCTCAGGTGCTGCGAGATACTTACTCTGATGTTAGTGATACGACAGTGCACCGCGTTACTCAACGTCTACATGGAGATGGGTTGATTGGCTTGGCTCCGCCGACAAAGCGAGGCTGTTTGCGTTATGATGCTTGCGTAGATCCACACGATCATTTTTTGTGCGATAATTGTGATAATTTGCGAGATATCATAATTGCAGAAGAAGTGAAAAAGCAAATTGCATGTGAAATGGACGATTGTTATTTTGATGGACCGTTAGTAATAATGGGGATGTGTAAAAAATGCCAGAAAAGGAGGAAATAA
- the secG gene encoding preprotein translocase subunit SecG, with protein sequence MSIDTILPYVTLGSAVLMIIAILLQQRGASLGAGFGSSGELFTTRRGFDKNLFDVTVVFAVIFVLSILASMILPGLQK encoded by the coding sequence ATGTCAATTGATACAATTTTACCGTATGTTACGCTTGGATCGGCTGTGCTGATGATTATTGCAATATTATTGCAGCAACGAGGTGCAAGTTTGGGTGCTGGTTTTGGTTCGTCGGGTGAACTATTTACCACCCGACGCGGTTTTGATAAAAACTTATTTGACGTAACCGTAGTTTTTGCGGTGATTTTTGTGTTGTCAATTTTGGCAAGTATGATTTTGCCGGGATTGCAAAAATAG
- a CDS encoding DedA family protein: MESFIHLITSFGVIAILLVVFAESGLLIGFVLPGDSLLFTSGYMVQQNILHIDIHIFALLIFIAAVLGDSVGYSFGHKVGRKLFEKENSRFFKKKYLEQTEKFYDKHGSVTIVLARFVPIVRTFAPIVAGASKMHYKTFLAFNIVGGFLWSSLFVYLGFYAGEFLTKAGVNIEVAAILIIFLSVLPMLIHALKQPNTRALLRKQLLILLTKTKRKK, encoded by the coding sequence ATGGAATCTTTCATTCACTTGATTACGAGCTTTGGTGTAATAGCAATTTTATTAGTAGTTTTCGCAGAGTCTGGACTGCTGATTGGATTTGTACTACCGGGAGATAGTTTACTTTTTACTTCCGGCTACATGGTGCAACAAAATATTCTACATATTGATATTCATATTTTTGCACTTTTAATTTTTATTGCAGCAGTGTTAGGAGACAGTGTTGGCTATAGTTTTGGTCATAAGGTTGGGAGAAAATTATTCGAGAAAGAAAACTCTCGCTTTTTCAAGAAAAAATATTTAGAGCAAACTGAAAAATTCTACGATAAGCACGGCTCAGTTACCATCGTCCTAGCTAGGTTTGTGCCAATTGTGAGAACTTTTGCGCCAATTGTTGCCGGTGCTAGTAAAATGCATTATAAAACTTTCCTAGCCTTTAATATTGTGGGAGGTTTTCTATGGTCATCGCTATTTGTCTATCTAGGTTTTTATGCCGGCGAATTCCTCACCAAAGCTGGTGTTAACATCGAAGTCGCCGCAATCCTCATCATCTTCTTGTCAGTCCTGCCAATGCTTATCCACGCACTGAAACAGCCAAACACTCGCGCTCTACTGCGCAAACAACTACTGATACTACTCACAAAAACTAAACGCAAGAAATAG
- a CDS encoding phage holin family protein: protein MKRQFATFLLRWILNSVGIWVAVRLLGNGNSGATSAWTFMMAGLIFSLVNSTLKPIVTIFALPAILLTLGLFTLVVNGLMVYVSLALAPGISMTFAHSIVAGIILSLVNYIIGSALVLQREEKEQYVN, encoded by the coding sequence ATGAAGAGACAATTTGCAACATTTTTACTGCGCTGGATTCTTAATTCAGTTGGCATTTGGGTGGCTGTGCGACTACTTGGTAATGGTAATTCTGGAGCGACCTCAGCTTGGACTTTTATGATGGCGGGATTGATATTCTCATTGGTTAATAGTACGTTAAAGCCTATTGTTACAATTTTTGCACTACCAGCAATTTTATTGACCCTAGGCTTATTTACTTTGGTGGTTAATGGATTGATGGTTTATGTCTCATTAGCTTTGGCGCCAGGAATTTCTATGACATTTGCACATTCAATTGTTGCCGGAATTATCCTGAGTCTGGTAAACTATATTATAGGTAGTGCGCTGGTTCTGCAGCGAGAAGAAAAGGAGCAATATGTCAATTGA